In Dromaius novaehollandiae isolate bDroNov1 chromosome 4, bDroNov1.hap1, whole genome shotgun sequence, a single genomic region encodes these proteins:
- the NPY1R gene encoding neuropeptide Y receptor type 1, translated as MKTAAAVQQTANNMNTSVLVSPGNNSVHLNFSEKNSQILQFEDEDCHVPLAMVFTLALAYGTVIILGVSGNLALIIIILKQKEMRNVTNILIVNLSFSDLLVTIMCLPFTFVYTLMDHWIFGEAMCKLNPFVQCASITVSVFSLVLIAIERHQLIINPRGWRPNNRHAYMGIAAIWILATASSLPFLIYHVLTDEPFRNITFDEYKDKYVCLDLFPLDTARLSYTTTLLVIQYFGPLCFIFICYLKIYIRLKKRNNMMDKMRDNKYRSSETKRINIMLISIVVAFAVCWLPLTIFNIVFDWNHEILPVATCSHNLLFLICHLTAMISTCVNPIFYGFLNKNFQRDLQFLFHFCHFRSREEDYETIAMSTMHTDVSKTSLKQASPVAFKKISSDDDDKI; from the exons ATGAAAACTGCGGCGGCTGTACAGCAAACTGCAAACAACATGAATACTTCAGTTCTCGTCTCACCTGGAAATAACTCTGTGCACCtgaatttttcagagaagaattcCCAGATCTTACAGTTTGAGGATGAAGATTGCCATGTGCCTTTGGCCATGGTCTTCACTTTGGCCTTGGCTTATGGGACTGTGATAATTCTGGGCGTCTCTGGGAATCTGGCCTTGATTATCATTATTCTAAAACAAAAGGAGATGCGCAATGTTACTAACATCCTCATTGTCAACCTGTCCTTCTCCGATCTTCTGGTGACCATCATGTGTCTTCCCTTTACCTTCGTATATACTTTAATGGACCACTGGATTTTTGGAGAGGCCATGTGCAAGTTGAATCCTTTTGTGCAATGTGCCTCAATCActgtctctgtcttttctttaGTCCTCATTGCTATTGAACGCCACCAGCTGATCATCAATCCCCGTGGCTGGAGGCCGAATAACAGACATGCCTACATGGGGATTGCTGCCATATGGATTTTAGCCACAgcttcctctttgcctttcctgaTTTACCATGTGTTAACAGATGAACCCTTCAGAAACATAACATTTGATGAATATAAAGACAAATATGTGTGTTTGGACCTGTTCCCTTTGGACACCGCCAGGCTTTCTTATACCACAACTCTTTTGGTCATTCAGTACTTTGGACcactttgttttatatttatttgctaCTTAAAG ATATACATAcgattaaaaaaaaggaacaacatGATGGACAAGATGAGAGACAATAAATACAGATCCTCTGAAACCAAAAGGATCAACATCATGCTGATCTCAATAGTGGTTGCGTTTGCAGTTTGCTGGCTGCCTCTCACCATCTTCAATATTGTGTTTGACTGGAATCACGAAATTCTGCCTGTTGCGACCTGCAGCCACAATCTGTTGTTCCTGATTTGCCACCTCACGGCCATGATCTCTACCTGTGTGAACCCTATCTTCTATGGGTTTCTCAATAAGAACTTCCAGAGGGACCTGCAgttcttgtttcatttctgtCACTTCCGCTCCCGTGAGGAGGATTATGAGACTATAGCCATGTCCACCATGCACACAGATGTTTCAAAAACCTCTTTAAAGCAGGCAAGCCCAGTTgcgtttaaaaaaataagtagtgATGACGATGACAAAatataa
- the NPY5R gene encoding neuropeptide Y receptor type 5, with amino-acid sequence MDLGFKDHNNRTPTKNTSAATRSFSAWEDYKSSVDDIQYFLIGLYTFISLAGFMGNLFILMALMKHKQKTTINILIGNLAFSDILVVLFCSPFTLTSVLLDQWMFGTLMCHVMPFLQCASVLVSTLMLMSIAVVRYRMIKHPLSSNLTAKQGYVLIATIWALGCAICSPLPIFHKVVDLSETLNLEALVGRFLCIESWPSDSYRIAFTISLLFMQYILPLVCLTASHTSVCRSIGSRLSNAENKFEENEMINLTFHPSKSTGTQVQPSSRSRWSYAFVRKHHRRYSKKTSSVMPAILRHHQDANFRELPESSCTQKSQLSSSSKCIPGVPICFEMKPKENTEIQDMITVSRSIIRIKARSRRVFCRLTVLILVFAFSWMPLHLFHIVTDFNANLISNRHFKLVYCICHLLGMMSCCLNPILYGFLNNSIKADLLSLIPCSQIP; translated from the coding sequence ATGGATTTAGGATTCAAAGACCATAACAACAGGACACCTACCAAGAACACCTCTGCTGCTACAAGGAGTTTTTCTGCCTGGGAGGATTATAAGAGTAGTGTTGATGACATACAGTACTTTCTCATTGGGCTGTACACATTTATAAGTCTGGCTGGCTTTATGGGAAATCTGTTCATACTCATGGCTCTGATGAAACACAAGCAGAAGACAACAATAAACATTCTTATTGGTAACTTGGCCTTTTCTGACATCTTAGTTGTGCTGTTTTGTTCGCCTTTCACACTGACATCTGTCCTGCTTGACCAATGGATGTTTGGCACTCTGATGTGCCACGTCATGCCCTTCCTCCAGTGTGCATCTGTTCTAGTCTCCACTTTAATGTTAATGTCTATCGCTGTAGTCAGATACCGTATGATAAAACATCCCCTTTCTAGCAATTTAACAGCAAAACAAGGCTATGTCTTAATAGCAACCATTTGGGCCCTTGGCTGTGCCATTTGCTCCCCTCTGCCAATTTTCCACAAAGTCGTAGATCTCAGCGAAACTCTGAATTTGGAGGCACTGGTGGGCAGGTTTTTGTGCATTGAGTCATGGCCTTCTGATTCCTACAGGATTGCCTTTACAATATCCTTGTTATTCATGCAATACATATTGCCTTTGGTGTGTTTAACTGCTAGCCATACCAGTGTCTGCCGGAGCATAGGTTCCAGGCTGTCGAACGCGGAAAACAAATTTGAAGAAAATGAGATGATAAACCTAACCTTTCATCCATCTAAGAGCACTGGCACTCAGGTGCAGCCCTCCAGCCGTTCCAGATGGAGCTATGCATTTGTCAGAAAGCACCACAGAAGATACAGCAAAAAGACTTCCAGTGTGATGCCAGCTATTTTAAGGCATCATCAGGATGCTAATTTCAGAGAACTCCCAGAAAGCTCTTGCACACAAAAAAGCCAGCTCTCTTCATCCAGTAAGTGCATCCCAGGGGTACCTATCTGTTTTGAGatgaaaccaaaagaaaacacagagatCCAGGACATGATTACAGTATCCCGATCCATCATCAGAATTAAGGCAAGATCTAGGAGAGTTTTCTGCAGACTGACAGTGTTGATCCTAGTTTTTGCCTTCAGTTGGATGCCTCTTCACCTTTTCCACATTGTAACAGATTTCAATGCCAATCTCATTTCTAACAGACATTTTAAATTAGTATATTGTATATGTCATTTACTAGGTATGATGTCCTGCTGCTTgaatcccatcttatatgggttTCTAAACAACAGCATAAAAGCTGATTTATTGTCCCTTATTCCATGCAGCCAAATACCATGA